The window AGACTTAAGCCGAAGCTGTTGTTGAGAATACTGAATTGGAACCCTTCATCCTTGCCTAAGCCATTTAGTCCCGACTTTATCAGAGGGTGTTCCCGCAGGATAGCTCTCGCTTCGGTAGGGTCTGTTTTAACCTGGAGGCGCGATTTATTGAACTGGCGCGAGGCTACCGGATCGTGTTTCGCTCGTGCTGCGAGATCTCGGTATCCACGATGTAGAGCTGAATAAAACTCGTGGGTTGGGATTGGGCCGGATCGCATTATCTCAGGTGGAAGTGGAAAGTTTAAGGGTCGGGCATTTGCCGCGACGGTTTCCAAAGCGGCAGCCAGGCGTGCGATCCAGTCTGCTTCGTTGAAGTGTGGGTGTGCCAACGTATCCTCCTTGTCTTTCAAACTCCTTGTTTTTTGTATCCTATAAGATACATTTAATAGATGATAGAAATTCGGCAGACATTGGCGCGCAATTTATGAGGAGGAGATAATTATGGCAAAAACGAAAACTCATCCCTGGAATGCTGCGACCCATCTGAAGACCAAAGAAGATATTGCCGCGTATCTCGAGGCCGTGTTTGAGGATGGCGATCCCACTTTAATCACTGCTGCCTTAGGCGATATCGCCTGTGCCAAAGGTATGACACAAATTGCCCGTGAAACAGGTCTCGGACGCACAAGCCTTTACAAAGCATTATCACCTGAAGGCAATCCGGGTTTTGCTACGGTGCTCAAGGTTATACACGCATTGGGCTTTCGGTTGCAC is drawn from Gemmatimonadota bacterium and contains these coding sequences:
- a CDS encoding putative addiction module antidote protein, giving the protein MAKTKTHPWNAATHLKTKEDIAAYLEAVFEDGDPTLITAALGDIACAKGMTQIARETGLGRTSLYKALSPEGNPGFATVLKVIHALGFRLHAIPI